The Cellvibrio zantedeschiae genomic sequence AAAATAATTCGATTATAAGATTGGTGAAGCAAAGCCGGGCATAGCTCGGCTTTGTCGTTTTGGGTATACTGTGGTTACATGAATTAATCAGGTTTACACCATGTCGCAATTAGAAAACTTTCCTATCACAGAATTATCTGTAGGCCTAACCAAAACATACAGCAAAACACTTACAGAGAAAGATGTGATTTTATTCGCAGTATGCTCGGGCGATTTTAATCCAGTTCATTTAGATAAAGCTTACGCTGCGACAACGCCTTTCGGTGAGCCTATAGCCCACGGTATGTGGACTGGCGCGTTGATTTCTGCGGCTATTGCAACTCAATTACCGGGGCCGGGCTC encodes the following:
- a CDS encoding MaoC/PaaZ C-terminal domain-containing protein: MSQLENFPITELSVGLTKTYSKTLTEKDVILFAVCSGDFNPVHLDKAYAATTPFGEPIAHGMWTGALISAAIATQLPGPGSVYRGQTLTFKHPVKIGDTVTVTLKVSEIKERVKIVTLECEAHNQDGKLIAKGIAEVIAPTEKQVIATPVLPEINIK